The following are encoded together in the Tursiops truncatus isolate mTurTru1 chromosome 10, mTurTru1.mat.Y, whole genome shotgun sequence genome:
- the KLF15 gene encoding Krueppel-like factor 15, with protein sequence MVDHLLPVDETFSSLKYPVGYLSDRLAGGRAYHMLPSPLSEDDSDASSLCSCASPDSQALCSCYGGGPGAEGQDSILDFLLSQATLGGGGGGGSAGANGGPMAWGTWRKAPAPVKGEHFSFPEFPVGDPDDVPRPFQPTLEEIEEFLEENMEPGVKEAPESNSKDLEARGQLSAGPHRSYLHPGASGRERCAPPPGAGVGGSQSAGGGPAPDGPIPVLLQIQPVQVKQESGAEPVSPGQAAESVKVAQLLVNIQGQTFTLVPQAVPSSSLNLPSKFVRIAPVPIAAKPIGSGPLGPGSAGLLMGQKFPKNPAAELIKMHKCTFPGCSKMYTKSSHLKAHLRRHTGEKPFACTWPGCGWRFSRSDELSRHRRSHSGVKPYQCPVCEKKFARSDHLSKHVKVHRFPRSSRAPRP encoded by the exons ATGGTGGACCACTTGCTTCCAGTGGACGAGACCTTCTCGTCGCTGAAGTACCCCGTTGGTTACCTGAGTGACAGGCTGGCCGGCGGACGGGCATACCACATGCTGCCCTCGCCCCTCTCGGAGGACGACAGTGACGCCTCCAGCCTCTGTTCCTGTGCCAGCCCTGACTCGCAAGCCCTTTGCTCCTGCTACGGCGGCGGCCCCGGGGCCGAGGGCCAGGACAGCATCTTGGACTTCCTGCTGTCCCAGGCCACgctgggcggcggcggcggtggtggCAGCGCTGGGGCCAACGGCGGCCCCATGGCCTGGGGGACCTGGCGGAAAGCACCGGCACCTGTGAAGGGGGAGCATTTCTCCTTCCCCGAGTTTCCTGTGGGAGACCCCGATGACGTCCCGAGGCCCTTCCAGCCCACCCTGGAGGAGATCGAAGAGTTTCTGGAGGAGAACATGGAGCCAGGGGTGAAGGAGGCCCCAGAAAGCAACAGCAAGGACTTGGAGGCCCGCGGCCAGCTCTCCGCCGGGCCACACAGGAGCTACCTCCATCCTGGGGCCAGTGGGAGAGAGCGCTGTGCCCCACCGCCGGGAGCCGGTGTGGGCGGCAGCCAGAGCGCGGGTGGGGGTCCCGCCCCCGACGGCCCCATCCCCGTGCTGCTGCAGATCCAGCCGGTGCAGGTGAAGCAGGAATCTGGCGCCGAGCCCGTCTCCCCTGGGCAGGCCGCTGAGAGCGTCAAGGTGGCCCAGCTCCTGGTCAACATCCAGGGGCAAACCTTCACGCTGGTGCCCCAGGCGGTGCCCTCCTCCAGCTTGAACCTGCCCTCCAAGTTCGTGCGCATCGCCCCTGTGCCCATCGCCGCCAAGCCCATTGGGTCGGGACCCCTGGGGCCCGGCTCCGCCGGCCTCCTCATGGGCCAGAAGTTCCCCAAGAACCCGGCGGCAGAACTCATCAAAATGCACAAGTGTACTTTCCCCGGCTGCAGCAAGATGTACACCAAAAGCAGCCACCTCAAGGCCCACCTGCGCCGGCACACGGGGGAGAAGCCCTTCGCCTGCACCTGGCCGGGCTGCGGCTGGAG GTTCTCGCGCTCGGACGAGCTGTCCCGGCACCGGCGCTCGCACTCGGGCGTGAAGCCCTACCAGTGCCCCGTGTGCGAGAAGAAGTTCGCGCGCAGCGACCACCTGTCCAAGCACGTCAAGGTGCACCGCTTCCCCCGCAGCAGCCGTGCGCCTCGGCCCTGA